The Malus sylvestris chromosome 12, drMalSylv7.2, whole genome shotgun sequence genome contains a region encoding:
- the LOC126593638 gene encoding uncharacterized protein LOC126593638: protein MDNSIGAGFVAVFAVSGSVVLLAHQVHKRLLSDFMKNIESELGGFLSPHKRSASGGSEKVQTKKSVRFAEDVVEPSSNNKEFRKRRCSNTSKQAKEGYGNYKMEDNTMPLNRQALYKGIIEFKAYKGTHAY from the exons atggataaCTCTATTGGTGCAGGGTTCGTGGCTGTTTTTGCTGTATCTGGAAGCGTGGTTCTTCTTGCCCACCAAGTCCACAAACGCCTTCTCTCTGATTTTATGAAGAATATTGAATCTGAATTAGGTGGTTTCCTCTCTCCCCACAAAAGATCGGCTTCTG GAGGATCTGAGAAAGTGCAAACCAAGAAGAGTGTTAGATTTGCAGAGGATGTTGTGGAACCATCATCAAACAACAAAGAGTTCCGCAAGAGGAGATGCAGTAATACTTCAAAGCAGGCCAAAGAGGGTTATGGGAATTATAAAATGGAGGACAACACCATGCCGCTCAACAGGCAAGCTCTTTACAAAGGGATCATTGAATTTAAGGCCTACAAGGGCACGCATGCATATTAA
- the LOC126594376 gene encoding probable sucrose-phosphatase 2 — translation MDRLEAPARLMIVSDLDHTMVDHHDTENLSLLRFNSLWEANYRHDSLLVFSTGRSPTLYKELRKEKPMLTPDITIMSVGTEITYGNAMVPDDGWVEVLNQKWDRNIVKEEASKYSELKLQAETEQRPHKVSFYVEKAKAQAVTKALSEVFEKRGLDVKIIYSGGMDLDILPQGAGKGQALAYLLKKFKSEGSSPVNTLVCGDSGNDAELFSIPEVYGVMVSNAQEELLQWHAENAKGNTRIIHATERCAAGIIQAIGHFKLGPSLPPRDIADFSDYKLENPNPGHELVKIFLFYEKWRRAEVENSEIYLASLKADCSPSGTFVHPSGVEHSLSDSINALRNCYGDKQGKQFRVWVDGVLATHVGSNTWLVKFDKWELSGEERYAIKGTAVISSKGSGVSDGFTWIRVQQTWYKGYEAKDDSTWFF, via the exons ATGGATCGGCTCGAAGCTCCTGCCCGGCTAATGATAGTTTCAGATCTTGATCATACAATG GTTGATCATCACGACACTGAGAACCTTTCCCTGCTTAGATTTAATTCTTTGTGGGAGGCGAATTACCGTCACGATTCTCTGCTGGTTTTTTCGACTGGAAGGTCACCGACATTGTACAAAGAACTGAGGAAAGAGAAACCCATGTTAACACCAGATATAACAATAATGTCCGTGGGGACTGAGATAACATATGGTAACGCAATGGTTCCTGATGATGGCTGGGTTGAGGTTCTGAATCAAAAATGGGATAGGAACATAGTCAAAGAGGAAGCCAGCAAATATTCTGAACTTAAACTTCAG GCAGAAACAGAGCAACGGCCGCACAAGGTTAGCTTTTATGTCGAGAAAGCCAAGGCTCAGGCAGTGACAAAGGCTCTTTCAGAAGTTTTTGAAAAGCGTGGG CTGGATGTGAAGATAATCTACAGTGGAGGAATGGATTTGGATATATTACCACAAGGTGCTGGCAAAGGACAAGCTCTTGCATATTTGCTTAAGAAATTTAAGAGCGAGGGAAGTTCACCCGTCAACACTCTTGTTTGTGGTGACTCTGGAAATGATGCTGAGCTTTTTAGCATCCCAGAAGTTTATGGTGTCATG GTTAGCAATGCCCAAGAAGAATTGTTGCAGTGGCATGCTGAAAATGCTAAGGGTAACACAAGGATTATTCATGCAACAGAGAGATGTGCAGCTGGAATCATACAAGCCATTGGCCACTTCAAGCTAGGTCCAAGTTTGCCCCCAAGAGATATTGCAGATTTTTCTGACTATAAGCTGGAGAATCCAAATCCTGGTCATGAACTAGTAAAAATTTTCTTGTTCTATGAGAAATGGAGACGCGCAGAAGTTGAGAATTCAGAGATCTATTTGGCGAGTCTGAAAGCGGATTGC TCTCCATCTGGTACATTTGTCCATCCTTCTGGAGTTGAGCACTCTCTTTCCGACAGCATAAATGCTCTGAGAAACTGTTACGGAGACAAACAGGGAAAACAATTTCGGGTTTGGGTGGATGGTGTATTAGCAACACATGTTGGTTCAAACACATGGCTAGTGAAGTTCGATAAGTGGGAATTATCCG GTGAAGAACGTTATGCAATAAAGGGAACAGCTGTTATAAGTTCGAAG GGTTCTGGTGTTTCAGATGGTTTCACTTGGATTCGAGTGCAGCAAACGTGGTACAAAGGATACGAAGCAAAAGATGATTCAACATGGTTCTTCTAA